A single region of the Anaerohalosphaeraceae bacterium genome encodes:
- a CDS encoding Rrf2 family transcriptional regulator, protein MNPFEYFQISQKCRYALRALLQLALLDKRQPAAVSKLAQAQQIPSRFLEVILNELRQGGFVLSIRGKHGGYILAKSPREISIGQIIRFLESSNKQMAPAHPEIEGPSSEKQLIEQINCSISQVLDSTSLEDLAHEEQKRMCSYVANYII, encoded by the coding sequence ATGAATCCGTTTGAGTACTTTCAGATTTCGCAAAAATGCCGATATGCTCTACGGGCCCTGCTGCAGTTGGCCCTTCTGGATAAGCGGCAGCCGGCGGCTGTCAGCAAGTTGGCGCAGGCCCAGCAAATCCCCTCTCGTTTTCTTGAGGTCATTCTCAATGAGTTGCGTCAGGGCGGTTTTGTTCTGTCTATTCGCGGCAAACACGGCGGATACATCTTGGCTAAAAGTCCCCGTGAAATCTCGATAGGGCAAATCATTCGATTTCTCGAATCTTCCAACAAGCAAATGGCCCCCGCTCATCCTGAGATAGAGGGCCCTTCCAGTGAAAAACAACTAATTGAACAGATTAACTGTTCTATTTCTCAGGTTCTGGACTCAACAAGTCTTGAAGATTTGGCTCATGAAGAGCAAAAACGAATGTGCTCCTATGTGGCCAACTACATAATTTAA
- a CDS encoding MgtC/SapB family protein has translation MELDFWNWPFWMPFVSSVLLGGLIGLEREIRRKPAGLRTNILICLATALFTHLGLSISDDSLEIASRILQGVITGVGFIGAGALIRGTHEIHGITTAATIWLVTGIGIACGFGLYEAAVGVTGIALIILWGLIPLDRRIRSLENDRTGPDNPA, from the coding sequence ATGGAGCTGGATTTCTGGAATTGGCCGTTTTGGATGCCGTTTGTCAGTTCTGTTCTGCTCGGGGGTCTGATTGGTCTGGAGCGGGAAATCCGCCGCAAACCGGCGGGCCTGAGGACCAATATCCTGATTTGTCTGGCAACCGCTCTGTTTACCCATCTGGGCCTGTCAATCAGCGACGACTCCCTCGAGATCGCTTCCCGCATCCTGCAGGGCGTCATCACCGGCGTGGGCTTTATCGGAGCCGGAGCGCTCATTCGCGGCACCCACGAAATACACGGCATCACCACAGCGGCCACGATTTGGCTGGTTACCGGCATCGGCATTGCCTGCGGGTTTGGCCTGTATGAGGCCGCCGTGGGAGTGACGGGGATCGCCCTGATTATCCTCTGGGGGTTAATCCCTCTGGACCGACGAATCCGAAGTCTGGAAAATGACCGGACAGGTCCGGATAATCCGGCCTGA
- a CDS encoding AAA family ATPase has product MKPIYIGATLRDSGKTSVCLGLMQLLQEQGLNPGYCKPVGQHYVRYHDKNIDEDGVLMHQVFHLKDDPYYLSPIAIEKGFTQRFIENPDVGPLEEQILQVHQKLSREHPMLIYEGTGHAGVGSCFGLSNARVARLLGAKVVIVTEGGIGRPLDEIALSLALFADHKVEVIGVILNKILPEKYDKIRQTAAKGLRLLGTELVGAMPYEPSLAEFTVGQVAEEFGYKILCGTDALTNRINHTIIAAMEPQHVFRHIEDHTLVIIPGDRIDNILITILLLSRYGDKTGGMILTGGFEPHPTIEPLLRASQIPVLLSDDDTFTVSARMKDLGFKIRSYDTDKIIRLHQMVQDYVDTDRILKSLSE; this is encoded by the coding sequence ATGAAACCGATTTACATAGGCGCTACCCTTCGCGACAGCGGCAAGACCTCGGTTTGTCTGGGCCTGATGCAGCTGCTGCAGGAGCAGGGGCTCAATCCGGGCTACTGCAAACCGGTCGGCCAGCATTATGTCCGCTATCACGACAAAAATATTGATGAAGACGGCGTGCTGATGCACCAGGTTTTTCACCTGAAGGATGACCCGTATTACTTAAGCCCGATTGCGATTGAAAAGGGTTTTACCCAGCGGTTTATTGAAAACCCCGATGTCGGTCCGCTCGAGGAGCAGATTCTTCAGGTGCATCAGAAACTCAGCCGGGAACATCCGATGCTGATTTACGAAGGGACCGGACATGCCGGTGTCGGCAGCTGCTTTGGGCTTTCCAACGCACGGGTGGCCCGTCTGCTCGGAGCCAAGGTGGTGATTGTCACCGAAGGCGGCATCGGGCGGCCTCTCGACGAAATTGCCCTGAGCCTGGCTCTGTTTGCTGACCATAAAGTTGAGGTGATTGGGGTAATTCTCAACAAGATTCTTCCGGAAAAATACGACAAGATTCGACAGACCGCCGCCAAAGGACTGCGTCTTTTGGGGACAGAGCTGGTCGGGGCAATGCCCTATGAGCCGTCGCTGGCGGAGTTTACCGTCGGACAGGTGGCGGAGGAGTTCGGCTATAAGATTTTGTGCGGCACGGATGCTTTAACAAACCGAATTAATCATACGATTATCGCCGCAATGGAGCCGCAGCATGTATTCCGGCATATTGAAGATCATACCCTTGTGATTATCCCCGGCGACCGTATCGACAATATCCTGATTACGATTCTGCTGCTGTCGCGATACGGCGACAAAACCGGCGGGATGATTCTGACCGGCGGATTTGAGCCGCACCCGACCATCGAACCTCTCCTTCGAGCCAGCCAGATTCCGGTGCTGCTCAGCGACGACGATACGTTTACCGTCAGCGCCCGGATGAAAGATCTGGGTTTTAAGATTCGCTCGTACGATACGGACAAGATTATCCGGCTCCATCAAATGGTGCAGGATTACGTCGATACGGACCGGATTTTGAAATCCCTGTCGGAATGA
- a CDS encoding fumarate hydratase has translation MRLLAFESIVRTVADLCIRAAYELPEDVSAAVRKAAQNESNPRARLILEQLLENARIAAAERIPICQDTGLTIVFAELGSRAVITPPADNPSATLTDAIQQGVALAAQEGLLRKSVVAEPLHLRRNTNTNTPAFVHWSLVPGEQLRLSVILKGGGCENKSAFRMFKPTESPQSVCRWIVEQVRNAGADACPPFVVGVGLGGDFEVCCLLSKKALLRPVGSRHTDPFYAALEEDLLRDINALGVGPQGLGGDTTTLGVQIETAPCHIASLPAAVNIECHAHRHASAVL, from the coding sequence ATGCGCTTGCTGGCGTTTGAGTCTATCGTCAGGACCGTTGCAGATCTATGCATCCGGGCCGCCTATGAACTGCCGGAAGACGTGTCGGCAGCGGTTCGGAAGGCTGCACAAAACGAATCCAACCCGCGTGCCCGACTGATTCTGGAGCAGCTGCTCGAAAACGCACGCATTGCCGCCGCCGAACGCATCCCGATTTGTCAGGATACGGGTCTGACAATTGTTTTTGCCGAACTGGGCAGCCGTGCGGTAATCACTCCGCCGGCGGACAATCCCTCCGCCACGCTGACGGATGCCATTCAGCAGGGCGTTGCGCTGGCTGCGCAGGAAGGCCTGCTTCGCAAAAGCGTCGTCGCCGAACCGCTGCACCTGCGGCGCAACACAAATACCAATACTCCGGCTTTTGTTCATTGGAGTCTCGTGCCCGGTGAGCAGCTCCGGCTCAGCGTCATCCTCAAAGGCGGCGGCTGCGAAAACAAAAGCGCTTTTCGGATGTTTAAACCGACCGAATCTCCTCAGTCCGTCTGCCGCTGGATTGTCGAACAGGTCCGAAATGCCGGGGCAGATGCCTGCCCGCCGTTTGTGGTCGGAGTCGGTCTGGGCGGCGATTTTGAAGTCTGCTGTCTTCTGAGCAAGAAAGCTCTGCTGCGCCCTGTCGGCAGCCGACACACAGACCCGTTCTACGCCGCCCTTGAAGAAGATTTACTTCGGGATATCAACGCTCTGGGGGTAGGTCCGCAGGGGCTGGGAGGAGATACAACCACGCTGGGCGTTCAGATTGAAACGGCTCCCTGTCATATCGCCTCGCTGCCGGCGGCCGTCAATATCGAATGCCACGCCCACCGTCACGCCTCCGCCGTTCTGTAG
- a CDS encoding SpoIVB peptidase S55 domain-containing protein, with protein sequence MKKNLPAWTVVILQLLMQPGASPLSAAPLDPSRHIPLEQVRPGMEGYCLTVLEGTAVEKFPLKVLSIVRNAEPGSDFILVVGTDERFKTVGSVQGCSGSPVYLDGRLAGALAAGWSDALEPLYLVRPIQDMLNIESPAPSGQVPSLAPEPKDLIHPEKAQKRYLDWLGKTCSSRRTMLPLMMSVPAGAAQSIQPIFESLGFAAFTGAAADESAGTQGQSQITPGGVLSVVLCGGDISIAAIGTATDVVGDTVYGYGHSLLGTGAVQLPMAAGYIHTTIARRSISFKFGSPGPILGTLTSDQAAGIFGRIGQEPPMLPLRIHLERTDLGQTKEFNCRVAVHPMLTPLILRVVIMSAALYYGDLPQEHSLEYQGTVEIEGEEPIQFKNISTDSEALVPASEISGIANLLMNNPYRPAGIRSVELSLRISGRSRAAEIWAAELSDDKPKPGRSVTVRAVLESFRTDKTVHSIHLPIPAELKAGTYMLQVLDREEYLAFLQKASPHQFTAEDLPSMLEAVRRIVQMPRNQLTAVLLLGRGGIAIRHQDLPDLPSSRVLLLQDNRRFTPAMPLQNWIQTQITMDWVPSGNITVPIQIEP encoded by the coding sequence ATGAAAAAAAACCTGCCGGCCTGGACCGTTGTGATTCTTCAACTTCTGATGCAGCCGGGTGCAAGCCCGCTTTCAGCGGCTCCACTGGATCCCAGCCGTCATATCCCGCTCGAGCAGGTCAGACCGGGAATGGAAGGGTACTGCCTGACGGTTTTGGAAGGGACGGCCGTAGAAAAATTCCCTCTGAAAGTGCTCAGTATTGTCCGAAATGCCGAGCCTGGGTCGGATTTTATCCTTGTCGTCGGCACAGATGAGCGATTCAAAACCGTCGGTTCCGTCCAGGGATGCAGCGGTTCGCCGGTGTATTTGGACGGTCGGCTGGCCGGTGCCCTGGCGGCCGGCTGGTCAGATGCACTCGAGCCGCTTTATTTAGTGCGTCCAATTCAGGATATGCTGAATATAGAATCTCCCGCTCCCTCCGGGCAGGTCCCCTCTCTTGCTCCGGAACCCAAAGACCTCATCCATCCTGAAAAAGCCCAGAAGCGGTATTTGGACTGGCTTGGAAAGACCTGCTCCAGCCGCCGCACAATGCTTCCCCTGATGATGTCGGTACCCGCCGGCGCTGCTCAGTCCATCCAGCCGATTTTTGAATCGCTTGGCTTTGCAGCATTCACCGGCGCAGCCGCTGATGAATCCGCAGGGACTCAGGGACAGAGTCAAATCACACCGGGCGGCGTTTTGTCCGTCGTTCTGTGCGGAGGGGACATCTCCATCGCCGCCATTGGAACAGCCACCGATGTGGTCGGCGACACCGTTTACGGATACGGGCACAGTCTGCTGGGAACCGGAGCCGTCCAGCTGCCGATGGCGGCCGGCTACATTCATACCACGATTGCCCGCCGGTCTATTTCGTTCAAATTCGGCTCTCCCGGACCGATTCTCGGAACCCTCACATCGGATCAGGCCGCCGGTATTTTCGGACGAATCGGGCAGGAACCCCCGATGCTTCCACTGCGAATCCATCTGGAACGCACAGACCTCGGGCAGACCAAAGAATTTAACTGCCGTGTGGCTGTCCATCCGATGCTGACCCCCTTAATTCTGCGGGTCGTCATTATGTCGGCAGCCCTTTACTACGGGGATTTGCCTCAGGAACATTCTCTGGAGTATCAGGGGACTGTCGAAATCGAAGGGGAGGAACCCATTCAGTTTAAAAATATCAGTACAGATTCGGAAGCCCTCGTGCCGGCATCAGAAATTTCCGGGATTGCCAACCTTCTGATGAACAATCCCTACCGGCCGGCCGGTATCCGCTCGGTGGAGCTTTCCCTGCGCATTTCCGGCCGGTCCCGTGCTGCAGAAATTTGGGCGGCTGAATTATCCGATGACAAACCCAAGCCCGGCCGGTCTGTGACCGTCCGCGCGGTATTGGAGTCCTTCCGAACCGACAAAACCGTTCACTCAATCCACCTGCCGATTCCGGCGGAACTGAAAGCAGGCACGTATATGCTTCAGGTCCTGGACCGGGAGGAATATCTGGCATTTCTTCAGAAAGCATCGCCGCATCAGTTTACCGCCGAAGACCTGCCGTCGATGCTGGAAGCAGTCCGCCGCATTGTGCAGATGCCCCGCAACCAGCTGACCGCCGTCCTTCTGTTGGGCCGAGGCGGCATCGCCATTCGCCATCAGGACCTGCCGGACCTTCCATCCAGCCGGGTGCTTCTCCTGCAGGACAATCGCCGTTTTACGCCGGCAATGCCGCTGCAAAACTGGATCCAAACGCAAATAACTATGGACTGGGTTCCGAGCGGAAACATCACAGTCCCCATTCAGATAGAACCATAA
- a CDS encoding RluA family pseudouridine synthase yields the protein MTMDEEYPLSENGAEPETDELSELSDEMEELAGERLRFRVGSNLKFRRLDKYLCGRFSHFSRTRLQKLIKEQGVNVNGRPAKPSYQLRAGDEIDLILPPRPIRELIPENIPLDVLYEDDYLIVINKQADLIVHPARGYKHGTLVNALVYHYQKLSKGSDDWRPGIVHRLDRNTTGVLVVAKDDTSHWKLSRQFADRRTRKTYLAIVHGTPALRADCINQPLGVHPFIREKFAIRPDIGKEAVTIYEVLEAFRGYSLLKLDLKTGRTHQIRVHLSWMKHPIVADDLYGGKVVYPWQIEDRQPAPESPLMARTALHAWRLELTHPATGEPMTFEAPLPADMQAFLEALRKYRRADVQKP from the coding sequence ATGACGATGGATGAGGAATATCCTCTTTCGGAAAACGGGGCCGAACCGGAAACAGACGAGTTATCCGAACTGTCGGATGAAATGGAAGAGCTGGCCGGGGAGCGCCTGCGTTTTCGCGTGGGCTCCAATCTGAAGTTTCGCCGGCTGGATAAGTATCTGTGCGGCCGATTCAGCCATTTCAGCCGCACCCGCCTGCAGAAACTCATCAAAGAGCAGGGCGTCAATGTCAACGGCCGGCCCGCCAAACCCAGCTATCAGCTCCGAGCCGGCGATGAAATCGATTTGATTCTGCCGCCGCGTCCCATCCGTGAACTGATTCCGGAGAATATTCCGCTGGATGTGCTGTACGAGGATGATTATCTGATTGTGATTAACAAGCAGGCCGACCTGATTGTCCATCCCGCCCGCGGCTACAAACACGGCACACTTGTTAACGCTCTGGTCTATCACTATCAGAAACTCTCCAAAGGCAGCGATGACTGGCGGCCGGGCATCGTCCATCGGCTTGACCGCAACACCACCGGCGTCCTGGTTGTGGCCAAAGACGACACGTCCCACTGGAAACTGTCCCGCCAGTTCGCCGACCGCAGGACCCGAAAGACCTACTTGGCCATTGTGCACGGCACGCCGGCCCTGCGGGCTGACTGCATCAACCAGCCGCTCGGTGTGCATCCGTTTATCCGGGAGAAGTTTGCCATTCGCCCGGACATCGGCAAAGAAGCGGTAACAATCTACGAAGTGCTGGAGGCCTTTCGCGGGTACAGTCTGCTCAAGCTCGACTTGAAAACCGGCCGCACCCATCAGATTCGCGTGCATCTGTCCTGGATGAAGCACCCCATCGTGGCCGACGACCTCTACGGCGGCAAGGTCGTCTATCCCTGGCAGATTGAAGACCGCCAGCCGGCACCGGAAAGCCCGCTGATGGCCCGCACGGCCCTCCACGCCTGGAGACTGGAACTGACGCACCCGGCCACAGGCGAACCGATGACATTCGAGGCCCCGCTGCCGGCGGATATGCAGGCCTTTCTCGAGGCCCTCCGAAAATACCGCCGTGCGGACGTGCAAAAACCGTAA
- a CDS encoding nucleotidyltransferase family protein, translating to MVAISLPTESISRICRQFHVREMALFGSVLRQNFRPDSDIDILVIFDPQARIDLFDLAQLKESLEELFGRPVDLVEKAAVRNPFRKKQIFGQPEVIYAA from the coding sequence ATGGTTGCGATCTCCTTACCGACTGAATCGATTTCAAGAATATGCCGACAGTTTCACGTCCGCGAAATGGCTCTGTTCGGTTCAGTCCTTCGGCAGAATTTCCGTCCGGACAGCGACATTGATATTCTGGTTATCTTCGACCCGCAAGCCCGCATAGACTTATTTGATTTGGCACAACTGAAGGAATCGCTCGAGGAACTTTTCGGCCGTCCGGTTGATTTGGTCGAAAAAGCCGCCGTCAGAAATCCGTTTCGAAAAAAACAGATATTCGGTCAGCCGGAGGTCATTTATGCGGCCTAA
- a CDS encoding CARDB domain-containing protein, which produces MSGKYIFPVFILLYVSASSFGSDGDKLWYFGGVPITVNGTTASRFDIASDQDGGIYFAWEADIGYQVLLQRVDYTGQTSGGFPIPGPAWLSEVVLSSGLDNQNPDVISDGTGGAIVVWVEKISDTPIKTWVYKAQRVNQLGTKLWPSATVLTSSYLDGGSSQPKPILVGDGAGGAYAALQCSAVYRLVHFNSSGVLTGGVDGLNLGFKPGDAVSDGAGGVIVAGLNGLQVVARRAAVSGGSVVPLWGTAVTIGNTTNAITEIHAAADGQGGAIVCWNTSDNVRIQRVNCAGTVLWAAGGLELVSASAVGGSAWTYGISSDVCSNGAEGAYAVWTDWRNEPAMGGNSDIYAQHIDRDGNIQWALYGIRINNLTPGSQRNPVVCADTTGGMIAAWQDYWGLSYNIRACRVNAAGGLMWSSWVIDDDVYPSSPGAHQKYPKILFAKDGPAPFGAVVAWNDERAALANYCQKMEINTVQLPLAPSNLTAAITSPQIHLQWKDNSANEEGFEIEYKKWSYFSAEPSSWTILDSVGANVMSYQMNEILFFNYYYKFRVRAFNSQGTSDYSNTATVLNGFFLYSITVTQPNGGEGWPAGAAREITWNSWGTIPFVRIDYSLDGGSHWVDPPIALSTANDGSFLWTVPNTPSDNCLIRIQDASDGNPYDVSDQPFRITPARPDLVMESFVCQQQETAVQDQVLTFQCVVRNVGSQSAGSFYLDFYPNRSSPPGSNEYGALYAYVPALAVNETYTWNFTYTYPIPGVQSIYLQADTDRQVLEADENNNIRGPHSLTVYEFERKEETYNAQGWFGGDDRPAWTPRNVGCGQSIVLPRSAQVAYAGFQFTDRFDYVYNPTGTGHAVTLVLDIRAADGTIIKTVTKDVPASFNGGWVFFPVNMDLWGQKTYIFTSYVQDGHLNNLSSSIAARTDNPWPDSQGYSLSSSTAPYDMKTWSLWTATTWDYNFRIAGFYTDLSPSDLVRDYRVNLEDFARLAQAWLRTDCTLPGWCGLTDLNYSGRIDLTDLEDWTDDWLWEGYGALDRTAVAAMDAQLSSTAISGSDGSQFWPGTYFAYITNSGRYGKFIVEKYEPAVNHRLTIGWTTYNADGTIYSTGTGLVIRGTYTCDLDIGLESGAGEDWQWAMHTSTTRSLIPRNGARFRLMYRAPGP; this is translated from the coding sequence ATGTCTGGGAAATATATATTTCCGGTCTTTATTCTTTTGTATGTCTCAGCTTCCTCGTTTGGCAGTGACGGCGATAAACTCTGGTATTTCGGCGGCGTCCCGATTACGGTCAACGGCACCACCGCATCCCGTTTCGACATTGCCTCGGACCAGGACGGCGGGATTTATTTCGCCTGGGAAGCCGATATCGGCTATCAGGTTCTCCTGCAGCGGGTCGATTATACCGGACAAACCAGCGGGGGATTTCCGATTCCCGGTCCGGCATGGCTTTCAGAAGTGGTTCTTTCATCCGGATTGGACAATCAGAATCCGGATGTGATATCCGACGGCACCGGCGGGGCGATTGTCGTCTGGGTGGAGAAAATCAGCGATACGCCCATCAAAACGTGGGTGTATAAGGCCCAGCGCGTCAACCAGCTGGGCACAAAACTGTGGCCCTCCGCGACCGTGTTAACCAGTTCGTATCTGGACGGCGGCTCAAGCCAGCCCAAACCGATTTTGGTCGGCGATGGAGCTGGCGGTGCGTATGCCGCCCTGCAGTGCAGTGCCGTGTACCGTCTGGTGCATTTTAACAGCAGCGGTGTGCTGACAGGCGGCGTGGACGGGCTGAATCTGGGCTTTAAGCCGGGTGATGCCGTCTCTGACGGAGCGGGCGGTGTGATTGTCGCCGGACTGAACGGCCTGCAGGTTGTCGCCCGGCGAGCAGCCGTCAGCGGCGGTTCCGTCGTGCCGCTCTGGGGGACCGCCGTCACGATAGGAAACACCACCAACGCAATTACGGAAATTCATGCCGCTGCCGACGGACAGGGCGGAGCGATTGTCTGCTGGAATACGAGCGATAATGTGCGGATTCAGCGGGTCAACTGCGCCGGCACAGTGCTTTGGGCGGCGGGCGGACTGGAGCTGGTCTCGGCGTCGGCGGTGGGCGGAAGTGCCTGGACCTACGGCATCAGCTCTGACGTCTGCAGCAATGGAGCCGAAGGGGCCTATGCGGTCTGGACGGACTGGCGAAACGAGCCGGCTATGGGCGGCAACAGTGATATTTATGCCCAGCATATCGACCGCGACGGCAATATCCAATGGGCCCTTTACGGCATCCGCATCAACAATCTGACGCCCGGCTCACAGCGAAATCCTGTGGTTTGTGCCGACACAACAGGCGGGATGATTGCCGCCTGGCAGGACTACTGGGGCTTAAGTTATAACATTCGAGCCTGCCGGGTGAATGCAGCCGGAGGGCTGATGTGGTCCAGCTGGGTGATTGATGATGATGTGTATCCGTCCAGCCCGGGCGCTCATCAGAAATACCCGAAAATCCTCTTCGCCAAGGACGGCCCAGCGCCTTTCGGAGCCGTTGTCGCCTGGAACGATGAGCGGGCGGCCCTCGCCAATTACTGCCAGAAGATGGAAATCAATACAGTCCAGCTGCCCCTGGCTCCGTCCAATCTGACGGCGGCCATCACCTCCCCGCAGATTCATCTGCAGTGGAAAGACAACTCCGCCAATGAAGAAGGCTTTGAAATTGAATACAAAAAGTGGTCCTATTTTTCCGCCGAACCGTCTTCCTGGACGATCCTGGACAGTGTCGGAGCAAATGTGATGTCGTACCAGATGAACGAAATTCTGTTCTTTAACTATTACTACAAATTCCGGGTGCGCGCCTTTAACAGTCAGGGAACTTCCGACTACTCCAACACAGCCACCGTCCTGAACGGATTCTTTCTGTATTCGATAACCGTCACGCAGCCCAACGGCGGTGAGGGCTGGCCGGCGGGCGCAGCACGGGAAATCACCTGGAACTCGTGGGGCACCATTCCCTTCGTACGGATTGATTATTCACTGGACGGCGGCAGCCACTGGGTGGACCCGCCGATTGCATTGTCCACCGCCAACGACGGTTCCTTCCTGTGGACGGTGCCGAATACCCCCAGCGACAACTGCCTCATCCGCATTCAGGATGCCTCCGACGGCAACCCGTACGACGTAAGCGACCAGCCGTTTCGGATTACGCCGGCCCGGCCGGATTTGGTGATGGAATCCTTTGTCTGTCAGCAGCAGGAAACCGCCGTTCAGGATCAGGTGCTGACGTTTCAGTGCGTTGTGCGGAATGTCGGGTCCCAAAGTGCCGGCAGTTTCTATCTGGATTTCTATCCCAACCGCTCCAGCCCGCCGGGGTCCAATGAATACGGAGCGCTTTATGCATATGTTCCGGCGCTGGCGGTGAATGAAACCTATACCTGGAATTTCACTTATACTTATCCGATTCCGGGCGTACAGTCGATTTACCTGCAGGCGGATACGGACCGGCAGGTTTTGGAGGCCGATGAGAACAACAACATCCGGGGACCTCATTCCCTGACGGTGTATGAATTTGAACGGAAAGAAGAAACCTACAATGCTCAGGGCTGGTTCGGCGGCGATGACCGACCGGCCTGGACACCTCGAAATGTCGGTTGCGGACAAAGCATCGTCCTGCCCCGCAGTGCCCAAGTTGCCTATGCGGGTTTCCAATTCACCGACCGGTTCGACTATGTCTATAATCCGACCGGTACAGGCCATGCCGTCACGCTGGTGCTGGATATACGGGCCGCAGACGGGACGATCATCAAAACAGTGACAAAAGACGTCCCCGCCTCGTTTAACGGCGGATGGGTCTTCTTCCCGGTCAACATGGATTTGTGGGGACAGAAGACCTATATTTTCACCTCATATGTCCAGGACGGACATCTGAACAATCTGTCCTCTTCGATCGCCGCCCGCACGGATAACCCCTGGCCGGACAGTCAGGGGTATTCGCTGAGCAGCTCCACGGCACCTTATGATATGAAAACCTGGAGCTTATGGACCGCCACCACGTGGGATTACAATTTCCGAATTGCCGGGTTTTATACGGATTTGAGTCCTTCCGATTTAGTCCGTGATTATCGGGTGAATCTGGAGGATTTTGCCCGTCTGGCCCAGGCCTGGCTCCGCACGGACTGCACACTGCCCGGCTGGTGCGGCCTGACGGATTTGAATTATTCAGGGCGGATTGACCTGACGGATTTGGAGGACTGGACGGACGACTGGCTGTGGGAAGGATACGGGGCGCTCGACCGGACCGCTGTTGCGGCGATGGACGCCCAGCTGTCTTCAACAGCAATCAGCGGTTCGGACGGAAGCCAATTCTGGCCCGGGACATATTTTGCCTATATCACCAACAGCGGCCGATACGGCAAGTTTATTGTGGAAAAGTATGAACCGGCGGTCAATCATCGGCTGACCATCGGCTGGACGACGTACAATGCCGACGGGACAATCTATTCCACCGGCACAGGGCTTGTGATTCGCGGCACCTACACATGCGATTTGGATATCGGCCTGGAGAGCGGCGCGGGCGAGGACTGGCAGTGGGCGATGCACACCTCCACAACCCGCTCGCTGATTCCGCGCAACGGCGCCCGATTCAGACTGATGTACCGCGCCCCCGGTCCGTAA